One part of the Sphingopyxis sp. TUF1 genome encodes these proteins:
- a CDS encoding VOC family protein → MHCELLYRADDIGWCELKTPMAGVNIGLSQVENVVQGGGATNVFEVADIAEAKAHLDAQGVRQDGEIPHTPGMVKLLTFYDPDGNSFMFSQSEMAR, encoded by the coding sequence ATGCACTGCGAGCTGCTCTACCGCGCCGACGACATCGGCTGGTGCGAACTCAAGACGCCGATGGCGGGGGTGAATATCGGCCTCAGCCAAGTCGAAAACGTCGTGCAGGGCGGCGGCGCGACCAATGTGTTTGAGGTCGCCGACATTGCGGAGGCGAAAGCGCATCTCGATGCCCAGGGCGTGCGGCAGGACGGCGAGATTCCGCATACACCGGGGATGGTGAAACTGCTGACCTTCTACGATCCCGACGGCAACAGCTTCATGTTTTCGCAGTCGGAAATGGCGCGATGA
- a CDS encoding winged helix-turn-helix transcriptional regulator has product MPSSAPDPLLVQLGSHRWLVPLLADLAAHRGARFVELVHRLGLSRDSLTRTLDAAVTIGWVRRNPGHGHPLRPEYILTEAGAVAAARAATIAEAQSAVGLPAGAATRWSLPIVAGIGAGHDRFNALSRLLAPATPRALSQGLTALGEHGLVRREVLDMRPPASRYDLTRRGRVLAEACAI; this is encoded by the coding sequence ATGCCGTCAAGCGCGCCCGACCCGCTGCTCGTGCAGCTCGGCAGCCATCGTTGGCTTGTGCCTTTGCTCGCCGATCTGGCGGCGCATCGCGGCGCGCGCTTCGTCGAGCTGGTCCATCGCCTCGGCCTTTCGCGCGATAGCCTGACGCGCACCCTCGACGCCGCCGTCACGATCGGCTGGGTCCGGCGCAATCCCGGCCACGGTCACCCGCTGCGCCCCGAATATATCCTCACCGAAGCGGGCGCCGTCGCCGCCGCGCGCGCCGCGACGATCGCCGAAGCACAAAGTGCGGTCGGCCTCCCTGCTGGCGCCGCAACGCGGTGGAGCCTGCCGATCGTCGCAGGCATCGGCGCTGGGCACGACCGCTTCAACGCGCTGTCGCGCCTGCTCGCGCCCGCCACCCCGCGCGCGCTGTCGCAGGGGCTGACGGCGCTGGGGGAGCATGGGTTGGTGCGGCGCGAAGTACTCGATATGCGCCCGCCGGCGAGCCGATACGATCTGACGCGACGCGGGCGCGTTTTGGCGGAGGCGTGCGCGATCTAA
- a CDS encoding TonB-dependent receptor produces MNARAYLLAGLSSLALVTTPAIAQDAAAEDDGNIIIVTATKRDANLQDIPFSINAQTAEDIQKSGAVTLEDLSRNVAGLSVQNLGPGQSQVSVRGVSAGQVVRDQPGVKEQVGVYLDESVISLSLFTPDIDLYDLNRVETLRGPQGTLFGSGSVGGTIRYITNQPKIGVMEGSVEANLNLVDGDDIGGHLKGAVNVPMGDNAALRAVGYYTRYGGFINAIGPAGKEDVNSGERYGGRLALTFEPSDNLSITPRVVYQKVKADGFNRQDIYNLYANEFTTTRPAVTFDEREQYLLLREAFEDETLIADLKIDVGLGGATLTSVTSYINRDILVSRDASALTGSVSVDLGFPDAGVLLPSNLLDTTDLETWTQEVRVASDNDGPFQWLVGGFYSKIDRVYTQTLPTPGYDAVTDATLGAGTSDAVRNGFGPDSPYNAFLPYDIKQFAIFGEVSYDISDAFTATAGGRYYDFKETRSFVSGGLFANGDNRTDSTKSSGFTPRFLLSYDVSDNVTVNAQASKGFRLGGVNDPLNLPLCSPEDEALFGAFQDYDDETLWNYELGVKTQGRGFTFNAAGFYNDIKNLQVTLDAGTCSSRIVFNVPKAHSMGVEFELGLSPADGLDLNLSGSIIEAEFDSTLPGALTAATGIRDGNRLPSVPKFQLTASGSYEWPIGDSANMYVAASVQHVGTRYTQPADQENNPRTFVHGLPFGGAPAGASTTVDLQLPDYQLVNLSAGVDFDNGLSLIAYVNNVFDENALLSFDRERGGRARLGYTVGQPRTFGITARKTF; encoded by the coding sequence ATGAATGCACGGGCATATTTGCTCGCGGGCCTGTCGTCGCTCGCTCTCGTTACCACCCCGGCCATTGCGCAGGACGCGGCCGCCGAGGACGACGGCAACATCATCATCGTCACCGCGACGAAGCGCGACGCCAATCTTCAGGACATTCCCTTTTCGATCAACGCGCAGACCGCAGAGGATATTCAAAAATCGGGTGCGGTGACGCTCGAGGATCTGTCGCGTAATGTCGCTGGCCTGTCGGTGCAGAATCTCGGCCCCGGCCAGAGCCAGGTGTCGGTGCGCGGCGTTTCCGCGGGGCAGGTCGTGCGCGACCAGCCGGGCGTCAAGGAACAGGTCGGGGTCTATCTCGACGAAAGCGTGATCTCGCTCTCGCTCTTTACCCCCGACATCGATCTTTACGATTTGAACCGCGTCGAAACGCTCCGCGGGCCTCAGGGCACACTCTTCGGTTCGGGCTCGGTCGGCGGCACGATCCGCTACATCACCAACCAGCCCAAGATCGGCGTGATGGAGGGCAGCGTCGAGGCGAACCTGAACCTCGTCGACGGCGACGACATCGGCGGCCATCTGAAGGGCGCGGTCAATGTGCCGATGGGCGACAATGCCGCGCTGCGCGCCGTCGGCTATTACACACGCTACGGCGGCTTCATCAATGCGATCGGGCCGGCGGGCAAGGAAGATGTCAACAGCGGCGAACGCTATGGCGGGCGCCTCGCGCTGACCTTCGAACCCAGCGACAATCTGTCGATCACCCCGCGCGTTGTCTATCAAAAGGTCAAGGCCGACGGGTTCAACCGGCAGGACATCTATAACCTCTACGCCAATGAATTCACGACGACGCGGCCCGCGGTGACGTTCGACGAGCGCGAGCAATATCTGCTGCTGCGCGAAGCGTTCGAGGATGAAACGCTGATCGCCGACCTCAAGATCGATGTCGGCTTGGGCGGCGCGACGCTCACCTCGGTGACAAGCTATATCAACCGCGACATCCTCGTCAGCCGCGACGCGAGCGCGCTCACCGGATCTGTTTCGGTCGACCTCGGCTTCCCCGATGCGGGCGTGCTGCTGCCCTCGAACCTGCTCGACACCACCGACCTTGAAACCTGGACGCAGGAAGTCCGCGTGGCGTCGGACAATGACGGGCCGTTCCAGTGGCTCGTCGGCGGCTTCTATTCAAAGATCGACCGCGTCTACACGCAGACGCTGCCGACGCCGGGCTATGATGCGGTCACCGACGCAACTCTGGGCGCGGGCACGTCCGACGCGGTGCGCAACGGCTTCGGTCCCGATTCGCCGTACAACGCCTTCCTGCCCTATGACATCAAGCAGTTCGCGATCTTCGGCGAGGTCAGCTACGACATCTCCGACGCCTTCACCGCGACCGCGGGCGGGCGTTATTATGACTTCAAGGAAACGCGCAGCTTCGTGTCGGGCGGGCTTTTCGCCAACGGCGACAACCGCACCGACAGCACCAAATCGAGCGGCTTCACTCCGCGCTTCCTGCTCTCCTATGATGTTAGCGACAATGTCACAGTCAACGCGCAGGCATCGAAGGGATTCCGCCTCGGCGGGGTCAACGATCCCCTGAACCTGCCACTTTGCTCCCCCGAAGACGAGGCGCTGTTCGGCGCCTTTCAGGATTATGACGACGAAACGCTGTGGAATTACGAACTCGGCGTGAAGACGCAGGGGCGCGGTTTCACCTTCAACGCCGCGGGCTTCTATAACGACATCAAGAATCTTCAGGTCACGCTCGACGCCGGCACCTGTTCGTCGCGTATCGTCTTCAACGTGCCCAAGGCGCATTCGATGGGCGTCGAGTTCGAGCTGGGCCTATCGCCCGCCGACGGGCTCGACCTCAACCTGTCGGGCAGCATTATCGAGGCCGAGTTCGACTCGACGCTGCCGGGCGCACTGACGGCCGCGACGGGCATCCGCGACGGCAACCGTCTGCCCTCGGTGCCCAAGTTCCAGCTGACGGCATCGGGCAGCTATGAATGGCCGATCGGCGACAGCGCGAACATGTACGTCGCGGCGTCGGTCCAGCATGTGGGCACGCGCTATACGCAGCCGGCGGATCAGGAAAATAATCCGCGCACCTTCGTCCACGGCCTTCCGTTCGGCGGCGCGCCGGCGGGGGCATCGACGACGGTCGACCTGCAACTGCCCGACTATCAACTCGTCAACTTGAGCGCCGGGGTCGACTTCGACAACGGCCTGTCGCTGATCGCCTATGTCAACAATGTCTTCGACGAAAATGCCCTGCTGTCGTTCGACCGCGAACGAGGCGGGCGCGCACGCCTCGGCTACACCGTCGGCCAACCGCGCACCTTTGGCATCACCGCGCGCAAGACGTTCTGA